In Papaver somniferum cultivar HN1 chromosome 9, ASM357369v1, whole genome shotgun sequence, the genomic stretch CAGGTTCCCCTTAGCCGAATAtgaggtccgcttagcaaatgtccttcgggggTTCGTtcagcagtttttcgagccgattcttccaaaaacgtgtattttccaaaaatacctacaaacgcacaaaacaccaaaataagtacaaatcgagtaccaacatagagaaaattgaggacaatttagacacaaaaatgtgtctatcaaatacccccaaacttattatttgctagtcctcgagcaaatttattctagaaaaataaaaccgagttaatctcgggagggtttaccagaggcgtacccacaaaaccatgacttctaattggtcacaagtatccaaagagatacgaggacatacaaattctcaacctatctccaagtaactagaattgccagagaaattaaaggtgccagctctaaagctgactaaagaaaaggggagacacatccgcaacactgctagataaagagatatcctcttcacatctagataaacattgtaagatgcgtccgctgatttacagctggataagattaggagagagataaagatgagagggacatttgctatacagctggactaattacgtgtgatgagttgaaccagtgctagaaagatcttgtgccagatggaaagcggactaacaaagcaaccaaaatgcatctctcttcgactctctaatagtgctcagtagaaacaacgtcttcttcggcttcaactgttgatgataaactctcgaacctcgtagaaccttgaaaatttaacttttctccttaatttcttgattgaaacttgccttatagatttctacttccctatggccttattgaacaaaacgtaacgatgattttttcatttttcatttttttttaaaacaaaaataacaagacaaaaatttaaatggccatgagagaaggattttagaacttggatcttcacaacttgtgatgtcttggtatcatgaacttcaacaacttatatcatttgctcttgtaacttcttgtaactaagtcttcaactttgatttttgaattattcttttctattgttgcttctaaaccttaaacgtcttcaactttcttcataaatttttatgtcactccgcttgttgatgatgataagtttctactgagagagagtcgtaatccaataactaagactacattgtgaggttgctttgtctttctggcattttcttctgacctacttgcctttccatcatggatggttaggtccatcacggttaccctctaaaaggaacaagttctctcatgaatttcaaagatctcaatgtctttttctctagtatctcaataggttgttatctctagcattccaatttctatcttttcggtgaaaaccagtatgtaaacttagctaaccggatactatgtgacgctagaagtttctaaACTATCCccctcaaatgtgctctctagctctctatttatacacacaaatacacattactcaaatatattcttccataactccaaaatcttcttctttttaattaaaaatatcttcaggaatttttccttctctttattatccatatttctttactaaactcatatcttctttaattcgcagaataaaatccaagataaaatcttccaaggatatctctcttgtttaatacaagataacttcctttttcttcaaattcttcctgtttataaggcaagagatattcttatcttaaagacaataaatcctttaccggtggaaccaaatttcccgcaaatattctttttgaatgttgaagatgaagggtgcctcttatccttctgttggggtgccgatagtaatttgggtgctgagaacaaatttgggaTGCACATAACCGcaggttccccttagccaaatctgaggtccgcttagcaaatgtccttcgggggtgcctttagcagtttttcgagccgattcttccaaaaacgtttattttccaaaaatacctacaaacacacaaaacaccaaaataagtacaaaatcgagtaccaatatagagaaaattaaggacaatttagacacaaaaatgtgtctatcatcaatcaatgtaaatcaacgacccaaggttggatattccaattgatTGCTCttaactcacaacctgtgatatttcaattatataacaaaatataatgcggaaaagaaataacacaaacaccagaattttgttaacgaggaaaccgcaaatgcagaaaaaccccgggacctagtccagattgaacaccacactatattaagccgttacagacactagcctaataccaattaacttcggactggactgtagttgaaccctaatcaatctcacactgattcaaggtacagttgtgctccttatgtctctgatcccagcaggataccacgcacttgattcccttagctgatctcacccacaactaagagttgctacgatcaaaagtcgaagacttgatagacaaatttgtctcacacagaaaagtctataggattaaaTAAATCTTTCTTCCACAGaattacccaagagtttttgttccgtcttttgataaatcaaggtgaacaagaaccaattgataacccggacttatatccccgaagaacatcctagaattatcaatcacctcacaataaacttaatcgactagcgaaacaagttattgtggaatcacaaacgatgagtcgaagtttgtttgtgattaattttctatctttcctatcggagaaataaaatCTCGAgctaattatttcaattgcattcaacacgatagaaacggcaagatcagatcacgcgactacaaagataatagttgggtctgtattcacaatctcaatgaagttttcaagtcgttaacctacagggcctcgggaagaaacctaaggttaaaggataatcgactctagttatgcaactagtaacacactggaggtgtggggattaggattcccttagcttgttacacacaaatgaaatgtacccttatttaggtttatgtaaccgtacctaaacgtgtacaccaggttggttcacaaatagttaactgaggttagccatatgattactctcatatcaaccttattcatcctaaccataactagttcaaatgactcaaatgaaactagttaaagagttgttcaactgtaTACAAATCtcaatcgaaaccaaatcggtttgattcacttgaatcaatcatgaacattatagccacggattgcaaagattgcattccttatgatttaaatgtttaagttcatgaactaaccgatttgacaaagtaaccagcttaagtatgcgtacgggtatgcgtacttaagagaccggattttgagtttgttaagttttcaactcagcagaaattttcggtccgataacttccgccagtatgcgtacgggtacgcatacttaaggtgactagtttaggagtttgtaatttccAAACTCAAGAGATATTTTTGGTtagaaaacttccaccagtatgtgtacctgtctccttcaccaatttcgtatacacacatatgcttGTTTCCCGGTTtacggatttatacactaatgtgcgaacacactatataagcatatatctaaagatggttacatcatcaactctttatttcaatcattaaaacattcttctataatgacaatatccgttttcacacactattagcatcaaaataattttcaagatattgaaataatcattatcgagacattccaagcctacatcaaatgattgtatcacacaaaccatgtaagatgttactcggaaattttctcatgatataagatgaacttggtcgaagcaaaatcttaccaacacatatttcgagaaatatgtaagcgagatatactcatctcgaaatctcaaatgtgtatagagaaaactatatagtaacacgacttatgtctcaatataggagatagtagaaatattcattccaagtgataaatgagttcaagtctccacataccttttgtcgaagaagttccacaagttccccttagtagttcttcgtattcaatagATGAAAGCCgggagatctaagctcaactacactatctatatcctagtccgagacatctataaataggctagaaatcaagacttatagttttgatcactaacattgacaaacatgcttgggatagcaacgcatgcgagtttgaccgagcaatgctctaacaggttcatTTAATTTCATCTTCAAAAAGCTAACCCATGTGCCTGATTCTATTGCTAGCAACATCAGACAACACCTATGTTCCTTTGACAAAGTTATGCATAATGAGAGTCATATCCTGAATAATTTCCATCACCAATGAGATACTCAGGATACCATGGAAAGGATTATAAGACACcataaagaaaaaattggcgtCAAGACTAGCATAAGCATCATGGTTGTTCATTCCATTAGAGCTCATGCCAATTACTTTCAATATACTAACTTTGCTCTTGTTTCCATGTCTTTCTCATGGAACTGTGTGGGAGAAAGAAAATTCAAAAGATCATACCGCTGGAGACTGCAGAGCAAGGAGAGAAGCTGAACTAGCTCTGAGCTGGGGAAAGAGGTTGCAAAAGGTCAACATAGACTATCAAGGTGAGGACGATGCAATTTTAAAAGAAATAAATGAAGCTTACAGTAGAGAAGTTCAAGGCAGATTCAACCTAGGATTTCACCAGATGAAGGATGGGAATTTTGAGGCAATTGATTTTGTACTAGGTAAGTTGACCATCGTGGGACATGAACATAACAAAACGGAAATCAGTCTAGCTAAGTTAGCAGCCAATTCCATGGTCGTAGGAAATTCAAATCAGAAAGGTCCAACTTGCAATATCTCGTATGTTAATGTATAAGGACTCTCCACGGTACTAGTTATAGCTGTGCAAAACCAACTTCTGTTTCTAAGTAGATGTTCTTCCGGAATAGTCTCCTCTGTTTCattatgagaaaaaaaaaattaaaatcatttttttttgtagaaataACCAAATCtagtatatatttattttattcaaTTATGAGCATGATAAATTGTATAATCTTCACCTGGTAGATTTATACCGGACATCACTGATCACTATGcttccaagaaaaaaaaagaaaagaaaataactaTATAAATAAATCTTGGGCATCACTTTCATACCAAATTACAAATATTAATTCCTAGTACTGAATTAGCACTCCTTAATTAAATAGTAAAAGACGACTAAGATCATTTGGCAGTGCCTAATCTCATCTTGTTGAATAGTCAAACTCAAACTAAAAGTAttagaaaacaaataaaataatatactaCATTTGTTTTCATCATTCATTACAAACCTACAAAATCCAGAATACCCCGTTCATTATATAAACCCACTCTCATACGACTTCTTGAAACACTGTGTCTACTTCCTCCTCCATATTCCATATTCATCGACAAATCACACTAGGAAAAATCAATCATCAACGAAATGATCGAcgagtcttttttttcttcttccccatcATCAATAACTGGTCTTGAAAACAAGAGCACAACAACAATCTCATCCGTCCATTCCGACATACTCCTAAACAACATATTGACTCGTCTTGATGGTCCAACTCTAGCCTCAACTAGTTGCGCATCCACAGAACTTTACACACTCTCCACGCAACAAAAACTCTGGTCGGATATTTGCCATGCCGTGTGGCCTTCTACAACTCACCCACATATACGCCACATCATCTCTTCCTTCCCCGACGGACCTCGTTCCTTCTTCTCCGACGCTTTCCCTCTCCTCGTACCTTCCTCGGACCCTCCAAAACTTCAAAATTTTCACCGTCATGAAATCGAAATCTGTTCATCGCCGAGTGAGTTGATCTCAGCCGTAGACATTCACTACAAAAATGAAATCGTCTACTCCAAAGTCCAGACTACTGAAACTTTATCAGGTTGGTTCCAGTACTCCCCGTTCCGAATCGATCTCCTCGACCCGAAATTTGTGGTACCAACAGAAATCCGTTTTGGTAACGATTCGTGCCGAGATCTTGCGGAGTGTTTGAAACTGAGTTGGATCGTAATAGATCCAACCGGTCGGAGAGCAGCCAATTTATCGAGTGGTGGAGCAGTTTTGGTACAACAGCACTGGTTAACGGGAGAGATAGAGTTGAAGTTTGCCACTATCATGGCGAGCGGAGGTAACCGTGACGAGTTGGCGGAAAGTGAGATAATTGTGACTTGCGGCGGATCACAAGGAGGAGAGTTGCACGTGACAGAAGTGAGCTTGAAAATGCAGGATATGGACGGAAGCAATTTGAGTGGGAAGGATAGTTTAGTCATTCTAAAAAACGGAATGCTATGTGGGAAAAGAGTAGCTGCGCAGGAAGAAGCAGGGAAGAAAAGATACGAAGAGTACTTGAGAATAAAGAAAGAGAGggaagagagaaagttgagaagaGAAGGAAGATTAGATGCTATTTGTATCGGCATCGGGATCCTAGTTTGTTGTGGACTCTGCATGCTTGCTTGGTTTTGGTAACTGATCAGTCATGCACAAATGCAACTTACCGGCTTAGTTCGAAAAACCTTGGAACGGATCAGTTTGTTTTTAGTATCTAGGCCTAGGATGGTAATTTTAACTTACCGTGTCATAAATGATGCAGTCGATCGTCACAATAGCTTATGGAAATTGTTCATACAAGAAACTAAGATACTAATACAGCAAAACGAAAGCGTGTAAAAGTCTTTTTTTCTCAGCTTATGGGATATGTTTTACATCAAACtcgaataattttttttcttgtgcTTCAATTTTGACTAAAGGGTCATCAAAGTGGATTCCAGATTTCCAACTCCAATTCTTGTTGGCAAATTTTCTATGTGTTGACTTGGACTGATCTTTAATAGTATATAAAGTAATATACAAAGTATATAAGAGTTGTTTCTTGGACCATATTACGTAGTTTCCATTTGGTTGTTCCACGAAACCTAAATTCGGAGCTAGACCACAAATGTCATAATTTTATGACCACAATTAATTCCGATATATCGTGAGTGATTAGTTTAATAAAGGTGGTCAATGGTTCATTATTCATGTGATT encodes the following:
- the LOC113309273 gene encoding F-box protein At2g27310-like, with amino-acid sequence MIDESFFSSSPSSITGLENKSTTTISSVHSDILLNNILTRLDGPTLASTSCASTELYTLSTQQKLWSDICHAVWPSTTHPHIRHIISSFPDGPRSFFSDAFPLLVPSSDPPKLQNFHRHEIEICSSPSELISAVDIHYKNEIVYSKVQTTETLSGWFQYSPFRIDLLDPKFVVPTEIRFGNDSCRDLAECLKLSWIVIDPTGRRAANLSSGGAVLVQQHWLTGEIELKFATIMASGGNRDELAESEIIVTCGGSQGGELHVTEVSLKMQDMDGSNLSGKDSLVILKNGMLCGKRVAAQEEAGKKRYEEYLRIKKEREERKLRREGRLDAICIGIGILVCCGLCMLAWFW